A window of the Hevea brasiliensis isolate MT/VB/25A 57/8 chromosome 6, ASM3005281v1, whole genome shotgun sequence genome harbors these coding sequences:
- the LOC131180663 gene encoding uncharacterized protein LOC131180663: protein MGEEHEIEVKLKEKKDECESESTSTKAKASKEANEEKEDKKKIEEKYVPPAPYKPPLPFPQRFHKAQLDKQFGKFLEVLKKLLEDYETVALTEKCSALLQNKLPPKLKDPGSFSIPCHIGETSIERALCDLGASVSLMPLSICEKLKVAVYKVSVEILENVPLKVGKFFIPVDFIVLEMEEDVRTPIILGRPFLATAGANIDVKNGKLKLTVGEEEIEFNLFQNSKEPAVLNSCYRVDVIEHDLWNWLLN, encoded by the exons ATGGGGGAAGAACACGAAATTGAAGTAAagttgaaagaaaagaaagatgagTGTGAGAGTGAATCCACTTCAACTAAAGCTAAAGCTAGTAAGGAAGCAAATGAAGAGaaagaagataaaaagaaaatagaagagaaaTATGTGCCTCCTGCACCATACAAGCCACCATTGCCCTTTCCTCAGAGGTTTCATAAAGCACAATTAGATAAGCAGTTTGGGAAATTCCTTGAAGTTttgaagaagtt GTTGGAAGATTATGAAACTGTTGCACTTACTGAGAAGTGCAGTGCTTTATTGCAGAACAAGCTCCCACCAAAGCTGAAAGATCCTGGaagtttttccataccatgtcacattggagaAACAAGTATTGAGAGAGCATTATGTGACTTGGGGGCTAGTGTTAGCTTGATGCCACTTTCCATATGTGAGAAGTTAAAG GTAGCAGTCTATAAAGTATCAGTTGAGATTTTAGAGAATGTACCATTAAAAGTTGGAAAGTTTTTCATTCCAGTGGATTTTATTGTActagagatggaggaggatgtaagaACGCCCATCATACTTGGAAGGCCATTTTTAGCCACTGCAGGAGCTAATATAGATGTAAAGAATGGGAAATTGAAGTTGACAGTGGGGGAGGAGGAAATAGAGTTTAATTTATTCCAAAATTCCAAGGAACCAGCTGTGTTGAATTCTTGTTATAGGGTAGATGTTATAGAGCATGATCTTTGGAACTGGTTACTAAACTAG
- the LOC131180664 gene encoding classical arabinogalactan protein 9-like: protein MGTPSSLPINPNPSPSPPLPQSPPPQTQPLPQSPPPQSPPSPPSQIPPLIPPTPLSPQSEPPNETPITDTHSPEPTPDPVPTQTKTKGKTKRAAGRLKETPVGKRKRVPSIPFDLNSPPQSSEPVSKRTRSSSQTPAPAVQTPVTQSPLHSPAPASSADTIEEVISPLPWAFRDMDMKRAYEKLLSKTILANKYMDEQILKELGIYDSVFAYLDVVSWTDFAKIREPVYKDLTLEFLSSLKLSFKPTVPEHKDMIYFRCAGIDRELDIGALNAIFGFRDSV from the coding sequence ATGGGTACTCCATCCTCATTACCcataaaccctaaccctagccccAGTCCGCCATTACCTCAGTCCCCACCACCACAAACGCAGCCATTACCACAATCACCACCACCTCAGTCACCGCCCTCGCCCCCAAGCCAAATACCACCTCTCATTCCGCCGACTCCCCTCTCGCCGCAATCCGAGCCGCCAAATGAAACACCAATTACCGACACCCATTCCCCAGAACCAACGCCTGACCCTGTTCCTACCCAAACAAAAACAAAAGGGAAAACAAAAAGGGCCGCAGGTAGACTCAAAGAAACCCCTGTCGGAAAAAGGAAACGAGTACCGTCTATCCCTTTCGACTTAAACTCTCCACCTCAGTCCTCTGAACCAGTTAGCAAACGGACTAGGTCTTCCTCGCAAACCCCAGCACCAGCGGTCCAAACACCAGTAACCCAGTCTCCCTTGCATTCTCCAGCACCTGCGTCATCTGCAGATACTATAgaggaggtaatttctccattaccttgggcttttagggATATGGATATGAAAAGGGCCTATGAGAAATTGCTTTCTAAAACTATTTTGGCGAACAAGTATATGGATGAGCAaattttgaaagaattaggcatttatgaTTCTGTCTTTGCCTATTTGGATGTTGTTAGCTGGACTGATTTTGCTAAAATAagggaaccagtgtacaaggatCTAACCCTCGAATTTTTGAGTTCCCTAAAGTTGAGTTTCAAACCAACAGTGCCTGAACATAAAGATATgatatattttcgatgtgctggaattgatagggagttagacataGGTGCTTTGAATGCCATTTTTGGTTTTCGAGATTCGGTATAA